One Microbacterium trichothecenolyticum DNA window includes the following coding sequences:
- a CDS encoding alpha/beta hydrolase, whose product MPIENATAPGGAPVTLYLLHALGASAASFGRLADGLDGRVRVEGIDLPGFGTLADAHDSSLGTSVDHVVDHLARHARGRWMLGGHSMGGKIAALVASRVLRGEAPLAGLAGMVLMAPSPPRPEPMDDERRERMLSWVADGPMSMQDAETFLAQNTAEPLDDAAHAHAVADLQRTSPAAWRAWLETGSRIDASAEVGTLDLPVLVLAGTDDADLGAAAQPGLLASVYPRARFVSLADTGHLIPLERTAGAAAAIAAFVADEVLVGPVVPDDWAALIAGDRVDARVRGILNRRAVPDDRGYAPEVLDVAQLTVLREVADLVVPQDGPAIDIAARVDAQLARGEGDGWRNADLPPDPDAYRAGLDTLASVWPTDPVEREAVLRAGIEGKTDAAGPFDPERLKAWLEDVRNDLVRQWLAHPASMARIGYDGFATGGNPIRGYVELRLGRREDWEPVGVGGSVATGDAA is encoded by the coding sequence ATGCCCATCGAGAACGCCACCGCCCCGGGCGGGGCGCCCGTCACCCTGTACCTGCTGCACGCGCTCGGCGCGAGTGCCGCGTCCTTCGGCCGTCTCGCCGACGGCCTCGACGGTCGCGTGCGCGTCGAGGGCATCGACCTCCCGGGCTTCGGCACGCTCGCCGACGCGCACGACTCCTCGCTCGGAACGAGCGTCGACCACGTCGTCGACCACCTGGCTCGCCACGCCCGCGGTCGCTGGATGCTCGGCGGACACAGCATGGGCGGCAAGATCGCGGCCCTCGTGGCATCCCGTGTCCTCCGCGGCGAAGCGCCGCTGGCGGGACTGGCCGGAATGGTGCTGATGGCACCGTCGCCCCCGCGCCCCGAGCCGATGGACGACGAGCGCCGCGAGCGCATGCTCTCGTGGGTGGCCGACGGACCGATGTCGATGCAGGATGCCGAGACCTTCCTCGCGCAGAACACCGCCGAGCCGCTCGACGATGCCGCGCACGCGCACGCCGTCGCGGACCTGCAGCGCACCTCGCCCGCCGCCTGGCGTGCCTGGCTCGAGACCGGGAGCCGCATCGACGCCTCCGCCGAAGTCGGCACCCTCGACCTTCCCGTCCTGGTGCTCGCCGGCACCGACGACGCCGACCTCGGTGCAGCCGCCCAGCCCGGGTTGCTGGCATCCGTGTATCCCCGTGCCCGCTTCGTCTCCCTCGCCGACACCGGCCACCTGATCCCCCTCGAGCGCACCGCCGGAGCGGCCGCGGCGATCGCCGCCTTCGTCGCCGACGAGGTGCTCGTCGGCCCCGTCGTGCCCGACGACTGGGCGGCCCTCATCGCCGGTGACCGCGTGGATGCGCGGGTGCGCGGCATCCTGAACCGCCGTGCTGTCCCCGACGACCGCGGCTACGCGCCCGAGGTGCTCGACGTCGCGCAGCTGACGGTGCTGCGCGAGGTCGCCGACCTCGTGGTGCCGCAGGACGGCCCCGCGATCGATATCGCCGCCCGCGTCGACGCCCAGCTGGCGCGCGGCGAGGGCGACGGCTGGCGCAACGCAGACCTGCCACCCGACCCCGACGCCTATCGCGCCGGCCTCGACACCCTCGCGAGCGTGTGGCCGACCGACCCGGTCGAGCGGGAGGCCGTGTTGCGCGCCGGGATCGAGGGGAAGACGGATGCCGCGGGCCCCTTCGACCCGGAGCGGTTGAAGGCGTGGCTCGAAGACGTCCGCAACGACCTCGTGCGGCAGTGGCTGGCACACCCCGCGAGCATGGCCCGCATCGGCTACGACGGCTTCGCGACCGGCGGTAACCCCATCCGCGGGTACGTGGAGTTGCGGTTGGGACGCCGCGAAGACTGGGAGCCCGTCGGCGTCGGCGGCTCCGTGGCGACGGGAGACGCGGCATGA
- a CDS encoding glycosyltransferase has protein sequence MTAPAAPRILHLVDRVAGGVPVAVRTYVANSPAGVEHVIAAPFADGAPAPVWAGTAAALVAWDTSSVPRAVRGLHRLVRAERFDVVHAHSSFPGVYARLLGLGRRTRLVYTPHCFAFLRTDVARPVRGAYRFIEWVLRGRATIVAACGPGEKAEAVGVGVPVDRVLMVPNVASVPVDPADVRRSRAAGAPVNVGMLGRGAPQKDPAFFRARVAELRAALAVPVQAWWIGDAADHDPAVQVTGWLTPAEVAARLRALDLYLHTAAWEGFPIAILDAHAIGLPVLARAIPALPGLPAELTIAGGTGGFVDAVHAGGLAQWSAENHAAWAAYLGPRTPDAQRVALAHAWDVSLGR, from the coding sequence GTGACCGCCCCCGCCGCCCCGCGCATCCTGCATCTCGTCGACCGTGTGGCCGGAGGCGTACCGGTCGCCGTGCGGACCTACGTCGCGAACTCGCCCGCGGGGGTGGAGCACGTCATCGCCGCGCCGTTCGCGGACGGGGCCCCTGCGCCGGTGTGGGCGGGGACGGCCGCGGCGCTCGTCGCGTGGGACACCTCGTCGGTGCCGCGTGCCGTGCGGGGCCTTCACCGGCTCGTGCGCGCAGAGCGATTCGACGTGGTGCACGCGCACTCGAGCTTCCCCGGTGTCTACGCCCGGCTGCTCGGCCTCGGGCGTCGGACGCGACTGGTCTACACCCCGCATTGCTTCGCCTTCCTGCGCACCGACGTCGCGCGCCCGGTACGCGGGGCGTATCGCTTCATCGAGTGGGTGCTGCGGGGCCGTGCGACGATCGTCGCGGCGTGCGGCCCCGGCGAGAAGGCGGAGGCGGTCGGTGTCGGCGTGCCCGTGGACCGCGTGCTGATGGTGCCGAACGTCGCGTCCGTGCCCGTCGACCCGGCCGATGTCCGCCGCTCGCGCGCCGCGGGAGCGCCGGTCAACGTCGGCATGCTCGGGCGCGGAGCCCCGCAGAAGGATCCGGCCTTCTTCCGCGCCCGGGTCGCGGAGTTGCGCGCGGCACTGGCGGTGCCCGTGCAGGCCTGGTGGATCGGGGACGCAGCGGACCACGATCCCGCGGTGCAGGTGACGGGATGGCTGACCCCCGCCGAGGTGGCCGCCCGCTTGCGCGCGCTCGACCTGTACCTGCACACCGCCGCATGGGAGGGCTTTCCCATCGCCATCCTCGACGCGCACGCGATCGGACTCCCCGTGCTCGCCCGGGCGATCCCGGCACTGCCCGGCCTGCCCGCTGAGCTGACGATCGCGGGCGGGACGGGCGGTTTCGTGGATGCCGTCCACGCCGGGGGTCTCGCGCAGTGGAGCGCCGAGAACCATGCCGCATGGGCCGCCTACCTGGGCCCCCGCACGCCCGACGCGCAGCGGGTTGCGCTGGCGCACGCCTGGGATGTGTCTCTCGGGCGCTGA
- a CDS encoding SDR family oxidoreductase, producing MTSDRDQFTFDNPVTRYARVEPPVQHQPEPGVQADMTPVPDLGEKTYRGLGRLVGRKALITGGDSGIGGAVAIAFAREGADVAIVHLPDEQRDADHVLGQILDAGRTGVSIATDITDPGACRELVARAAEALGGLDIVVNNAGKQVMVEKVDDLSDEQFEQTFRTNVFAPFWITKAALAHLPPGGTIINTASLEAYVPAPDRLDYAATKAAINNLSKGLAQQLASRGIRVNVVAPGPTWSALQVSQGVSDDQMEHFDDESTYQRAGQPAEIAPAFVFLASAESSYVSGETLNVNGGMVTP from the coding sequence ATGACCTCCGATCGCGATCAGTTCACCTTCGACAACCCCGTGACTCGTTACGCGCGCGTGGAACCGCCCGTTCAGCACCAGCCCGAGCCGGGCGTCCAGGCCGACATGACACCCGTACCCGACCTGGGCGAGAAGACGTACCGCGGGCTCGGTCGTCTCGTGGGACGCAAGGCGCTGATCACCGGAGGCGACTCGGGCATCGGCGGGGCCGTCGCGATCGCATTCGCCCGCGAGGGCGCCGACGTCGCGATCGTGCACCTGCCCGACGAGCAGCGCGACGCCGACCACGTCCTCGGCCAGATCCTGGATGCCGGCCGCACCGGCGTCTCGATCGCGACCGACATCACCGATCCCGGCGCGTGCCGCGAGCTCGTCGCCCGCGCCGCCGAGGCGTTGGGCGGACTCGACATCGTGGTGAACAACGCGGGCAAGCAGGTGATGGTCGAGAAGGTCGACGACCTTTCCGACGAGCAGTTCGAGCAGACGTTCCGCACCAACGTCTTCGCCCCGTTCTGGATCACCAAGGCCGCTCTCGCACACCTGCCCCCGGGCGGCACGATCATCAACACCGCCTCGCTCGAGGCGTACGTCCCCGCACCCGACCGACTCGACTACGCCGCGACGAAGGCGGCGATCAACAATCTGTCGAAGGGCCTGGCCCAGCAGCTGGCTTCGCGCGGCATCCGGGTCAACGTCGTCGCCCCGGGTCCCACGTGGTCGGCGCTGCAGGTGAGCCAGGGCGTCTCCGACGATCAGATGGAGCACTTCGACGACGAGAGCACCTATCAGCGCGCGGGCCAACCCGCCGAGATCGCCCCGGCGTTCGTCTTCCTCGCGTCGGCGGAGTCGAGCTACGTCTCGGGCGAGACCCTGAACGTCAACGGCGGCATGGTCACGCCCTGA